One genomic region from Quercus robur chromosome 4, dhQueRobu3.1, whole genome shotgun sequence encodes:
- the LOC126720617 gene encoding embryogenesis-associated protein EMB8-like isoform X1, producing MAVGWEYGANMLTKYLAEAGENTPLTAATCIDNPLDLEEATRSSPYQMAIDQKLIGGLIDILRSNKLFSRNYFKTKQKGLTWRRLYWQSLFMILKKQYLWYLSTRDVVGNVSKQGRFIKLNVLC from the exons ATGGCCGTTGGCTGGGAATATGGTGCAAACATGTTGACGAAGTACTTGGCAGAAGCTGGAGAGAATACACCGCTTACAGCTGCCACGTGCATAGACAATCCACTTGACTTAGAGGAGGCTACAAGGTCCTCTCCTTATCAGATGGCCATTGATCAGAAGCTCATTGGTGGACTGATAGATATTCTAAGATCTAATAAG CTGTTTTCTAGGAACTATTTCAAGACAAAGCAAAAGGGTTTGACATGGAGAAGGCTTTATTGGCAAAGTCTTTTCATGATTTTGAAAAAGCAATATCTATGGTATCTTAGCACAAGGGACGTGGTTGGGAATGTGAGCAAGCAAGGAAGATTTATAAAACTCAATGTTTTATGttga
- the LOC126720617 gene encoding embryogenesis-associated protein EMB8-like isoform X2, which translates to MAVGWEYGANMLTKYLAEAGENTPLTAATCIDNPLDLEEATRSSPYQMAIDQKLIGGLIDILRSNKELFQDKAKGFDMEKALLAKSFHDFEKAISMVS; encoded by the exons ATGGCCGTTGGCTGGGAATATGGTGCAAACATGTTGACGAAGTACTTGGCAGAAGCTGGAGAGAATACACCGCTTACAGCTGCCACGTGCATAGACAATCCACTTGACTTAGAGGAGGCTACAAGGTCCTCTCCTTATCAGATGGCCATTGATCAGAAGCTCATTGGTGGACTGATAGATATTCTAAGATCTAATAAG GAACTATTTCAAGACAAAGCAAAAGGGTTTGACATGGAGAAGGCTTTATTGGCAAAGTCTTTTCATGATTTTGAAAAAGCAATATCTATGGTATCTTAG